In the Corynebacterium jeikeium genome, ACGTTCCTCAAGATCAGCGAGGAACTGCTCGGCGATTCGGTCTTCGACGTCGAGGCCTACCTCGCCGCCGAGTTCGCCCGCCGCATCGGTGCCGCCGAAGAGGAGGCCTTCCTCGTCGGTGACGGCAAGGGCAAGCCGACCGGCATCTTCGATCCCACCGGTGGTGGCATCTCGGATGTGACCACCGCGAAGGCCGCAGACATCACCGCCGATGAGCTCATCGACCTGCACTACAGCCTGCGCGCACCGTATCGGGCCCGGGCAGTGTGGCTGATGAACGACGCCACCGTCAAGACCGTGCGCAAGCTCAAGGACAACCAGGGCCAGTACCTGTGGCAGCCAGCACTGGCCGCTGGTGCCCCGGACATGATCCTGGGCAAGCCCGTGCACACCTCCACGTTCGCACCCGAGATCAAGGCGGGCGCGAAGACCGTGGCGTTCGGTGACCTGTCCTACTACTGGATCGCTGACCGGCAGGGACGCTCGTTCAAGCGCCTGAACGAACTGTTCGCCACCTCCGGCCAGGTCGGTTTCCTCGCCTCCCAGCGCCTGGACGGCAAGCTCGTCCTGCCCGAGGCCGTCAAGATCCTCACCCAGAAGGCCGGAGCCTAAAACTCCCCGCACGCAACGAATAGGAGGTGGCAGCCATGAACCACCAGCTCATCGACCAGGTCAAAGCCAACCTCATCCTCGCCCACGACGCCGACGACGAGCTCATCGCCCACCTGGTGGCCGCTGCCACCTCCTATGCCACCGCCTACCAGCACCTACCCGAGGACTACTACGAGGCCCACGAGATGCCCGGTTCGACCCGGCAGGCGATCGTGATGCTCGCCAGTCACTTCTACGAGTCGCGTGACGGGTCCACGGCAGGGTTCTGGTCCGACAAACCCGATGCCGCCAAAGCCATGTGGGGCGCGGTGAACACGCTGCTGCGCCTCGAGCGCGAATGGAAGGTCTAACCCATGGCTGGTATCGGCAGTATGCGAGAAACCATCGACCTCATCACCCCCGTAGCCCGCAGGGACGCTGCGGGGTTCACCGCTAGCGCCGAGCAGGTGGTCGCCTCGGTGCGCACCTACAGGGAGATGAGGCACGCCAGCTCAGCGTGGGTCAACCGTGCCGCCTACACGCAGGCCACCGTCTTATTCCGCATCCGCACCATCCCCGGGCTCACCGTCTCGGAGGTCATGCAGATCGCCGCTTGCGATGGCCGCTACGTCATCGACACCGTCGAGCCCATCGGCGGCTACATCGAGATCCTTGCCCACCGTCTGCAACCGGAAGGAGCCCATCATGGCGCGCGTCCAGATCCGACTGCCCAATAAGTACATCGACGCACTCGAGGCCACCTCACGCCTGCTGGACACTGCAGCCGACGAAGTCTTGAGCGCTGGCGCGAACGTGGTCGAACCACGCATGAGAGCCAACCTCGCATCCGCGATCGGGCGGGCGACCACGATGCCGTCCCGCTCAACCGGCCAGCTCATCGGAGCCCTGGGTGTTACCAGCGTGAAGGTCAACAGCAAAGGTGCCCACAACGTCAAAGTCGGTTTCGCTGAAAACCGCCGCGACGGCAGGTCGAACGCGCTCATCGCCAACGTGTTAGAGCACGGCAGGAGCAACCAGCCCGCACGCCCGTTTCTGGCACCGACACGCTCCCAGACCAGGCGGGGTGCGGTGGAGGCGATGAAAACCGTGCTGGCAGCCAAACTCGACGGGATCACACCATGACCATCCCGCTGCTGGAAACCCTCACCACGATCGCTGACCAGCTTGATCTGCCCATCGCGGTGAGCCTGTTTAGCGCCTCGCCCGCACCGGACACCTATCTAGTTGCCACCCCGATCGCCGACACGCTGGAAGTGTTCGCCGACAACACCCCACACGTCGAAATCGAAGAAGTCCGCCTCTCCCTGTTCACAGCAGGTAACTACCTCACCTGGCGGGACACGCTCACCCGTGCTCTCGTCGACGCGGGGCTGGTGGTCACGGCCAGACGCTACATCGGCTTCGAGGACGACACCGGCTACCACCACTACAGCTTCGATACCAGCTGCCACCACCCGTTTTAACGAAAGGACGCAATCCCCATGGCCACGATTGGTCTTGACAAGCTCTACTACGCCACGATCACCGAAAACCCCACCACCGGCGAGGAAACCTACGCCAGCCCGAAGCCACTGGCCAAAGCGATCTCAGCGGAGTTGTCCGTCGAAGTCGCCGAGGCAATCCTCTATGCCGACGACGGGCCCAGCGAGATCGTCAAGGAATTCAAATCCGGCACGCTCACCCTCGGCGTGGACGACCTGGGAGCAGAAGCCGCAGCGGCACTGACCGGCGCAACCCTGGATGCCAACGGGGTACTCATCTCGTCCTCGGAAGACGGCGGCACACCGGTAGCGATCGGGTTCCGTGCCGCACGCTCCAACGGCACCTTCCAGTACTTCTGGCTCTACCGCGTCAAGTTCGCCCTACCAAGCACCACGCTTGCCACCAAGGCCGACTCGATCACGTTCTCCACCCCGAGCATCGAGGGCACCATCCTGCGTCGCAACAAGCCAGACGCGAAGGGCCGTCACCCGTGGAAAGCCGAAGCCACCGAAGGCGACCCCAAGGTCAAGGCCGAGATCATCACCGGCTGGTACCAGTCCGTCTACGAGCCCGCCGCCACCAGCCCCGGCAAGTAAAGGAGCACCCCCATGACTGACACACCATCGCGTGACACCGCTCGCAGTGCGACCGTGACGATTGGTGGGAGCGAGTACGAGCTGGTGCTCACCACCAAGGCCACCCGGCTGATTGCTGAGCGCTACGGCGGGCTGGACAACCTCGGCACCGCGTTGGAGACCTCCGAGGACCTCGGTCAGACACTGACCGAGGTGATCTGGCTGATCACACTGCTGGCCAACCAGTCAGTGCAGATCCACAACCTCACCCACCGCGACAACCCGCGCCCGCAGTTGACGGAGGACGAGGTGGAGCTGCTGACGGTTCCTGCCGATATCGCCGACTACCGGGGTGCGATCGCTGAGGCACTGCAGCGAGGCACCCGCCGCGACATCCTCACCGAGCCAGCCCCAAAAGCGAGCCCGGCAGCGGACGGATAGTCGAATCCGACCGGGCAGTGTTCACCCGCCTGACCTACATCGGTTTAGCCCACCTCGGCCTGAGACAAGACGAGGTGGGCCTGATGGTCTTTGGTGAGCTCCTTGACCTGGTGGACTGCTGGCGGATCGAGACAGGACGAGCGAAACCAGCACGGGTGTGGTTCATCGACGACATCATCCCGACCGGCATCTAACCCCACTGACAGGCAGGTGAATCCTCATGGCTGACTCATCGTTTGGTCTCAAGATCGGTCTGGAAGGTGAACGCGAGTTCAAGCGGGCCATCACCGACATCAACCGTGAAATGCGGGTGCTGGGCTCGGAGATGAAACTGGTGGCCTCCCAGTTCGACAAGAACGACAAGTCCACCCAGGCACTGGCCTCCCGCAACCAGGTGCTGACCAAAGAGATCGAGAACCAAAAGTCCAAGATCGAGACACTCAAGGCCGCACTCGAGAACTCGGCCGCGTCGTTCGGGGAGAACGATTCGCGCACGAAGAACTGGCAGATCCAGCTCAACAACGCCGGTGCCGAGCTCAACGAGCTGGAAAAAGAGCTCAAGGCCAACAACGATGCGCTCGGCGAGTTCGGGGACGAGGCCGACGGGGCAGGCGATGATGCGAAGGACGCTGCCAAGGGCGCCGGACGCTTGGAGGACGCGGTCGATGATCTCGGCGACGAGATGGACGACACCGGGGATAAGACCCGCGTCTTCGGTGACGTGCTCAAAGCGAACCTGGCCGCCGAGGCGATCGTCGCTGGTGTCAAGGGCATCGGCAAGGCGATCGCGAGTATCGGCCGGGGTATGGCCGATGCTTTGAAGGACGGGGTGGAGTACAACGCCCGCATGGAGCAGTACACCACCAGCTTCACCACGATGCTCGGCGATCAGGCCAAAGCCCAACAGCTGGTCAACGACCTGAAAACCCAGGCCGCGAAGACCCCGTTCGGCATGGGCGATCTCGCAGGCAGCATGCAAACCCTGCTGGCCTTCGGCATCAGCCTGGAGGATGCGAAGAAGCACCTGATGCATATCGGTGACATCTCCCAAGGTGACGCGCAGAAGATGGAGTCACTGACCTTGGCGTTCGCCCAGATGTCCTCGACGGGCAAGCTGACCGGCCAGGACCTCAACCAGATGATCAACGCCGGGTTCAACCCGCTGGAGGAGATCTCCCGCAAGACGGGTAAGTCCATCGGCGAGCTGAAAGAGGAGATGGCCAAGGGCGCGATCAGCGCGGACATGGTCGCTGACGCGTTCGCTTCGGCAACCGAGGAAGGCGGCCGTTTCCACGGGGCGATGGAAGCCCAGTCGAAAACCTTCACCGGCCAGCTGTCGACCATGCGCGACGGCATCGACAACCTCAAAGGCCTGCTCGCCCAAGGTCTGACCGACGCGCTGGCTGGCACGGTCATGCCGATGGTCAACGGATGGATCGATGAGCTCACGGCAGCCTTCGAACAAGGCGGAGCCCCGGCATTGATCGACAAGCTCGGCGAGATCCTGCAAGAAGCACTCGGGTTCATCGC is a window encoding:
- a CDS encoding phage major capsid protein, translating into MSTMTISDLRTRRADTWEKAKAFLDERRDTTTGCLSAEDDQTYARMEADIDKLTNEIARAERAQRLDADLARATHSPLFSMPGQTGDESEPSKMGRASASYKRAFWDAMRLNASPMEVRNALSEGVDSEGGYLVPDEFEHTLMQSLADQNIMRGLANVIQTTSGDRKIPVVSTHGSAGWLDEGKPYTESDETFSQITLSAFKLGTFLKISEELLGDSVFDVEAYLAAEFARRIGAAEEEAFLVGDGKGKPTGIFDPTGGGISDVTTAKAADITADELIDLHYSLRAPYRARAVWLMNDATVKTVRKLKDNQGQYLWQPALAAGAPDMILGKPVHTSTFAPEIKAGAKTVAFGDLSYYWIADRQGRSFKRLNELFATSGQVGFLASQRLDGKLVLPEAVKILTQKAGA
- a CDS encoding head-tail connector protein, translating into MNHQLIDQVKANLILAHDADDELIAHLVAAATSYATAYQHLPEDYYEAHEMPGSTRQAIVMLASHFYESRDGSTAGFWSDKPDAAKAMWGAVNTLLRLEREWKV
- a CDS encoding phage head completion protein, which codes for MAGIGSMRETIDLITPVARRDAAGFTASAEQVVASVRTYREMRHASSAWVNRAAYTQATVLFRIRTIPGLTVSEVMQIAACDGRYVIDTVEPIGGYIEILAHRLQPEGAHHGARPDPTAQ
- a CDS encoding HK97-gp10 family putative phage morphogenesis protein, encoding MARVQIRLPNKYIDALEATSRLLDTAADEVLSAGANVVEPRMRANLASAIGRATTMPSRSTGQLIGALGVTSVKVNSKGAHNVKVGFAENRRDGRSNALIANVLEHGRSNQPARPFLAPTRSQTRRGAVEAMKTVLAAKLDGITP
- a CDS encoding major tail protein, with amino-acid sequence MATIGLDKLYYATITENPTTGEETYASPKPLAKAISAELSVEVAEAILYADDGPSEIVKEFKSGTLTLGVDDLGAEAAAALTGATLDANGVLISSSEDGGTPVAIGFRAARSNGTFQYFWLYRVKFALPSTTLATKADSITFSTPSIEGTILRRNKPDAKGRHPWKAEATEGDPKVKAEIITGWYQSVYEPAATSPGK